One part of the Vitis riparia cultivar Riparia Gloire de Montpellier isolate 1030 chromosome 15, EGFV_Vit.rip_1.0, whole genome shotgun sequence genome encodes these proteins:
- the LOC117932224 gene encoding uncharacterized protein LOC117932224 isoform X1, which yields MAIEDENPNPSPVTPIVPRPRDGGPIVSDTGSSQPHDPAQDDVTASATKPQSSKDFIISVATKISSQPLQNFDPEVWGVLTAISNCARKRRQGINVLLTANEHCIGRLAEDTRFQIESAAVSANHCKIYRKMVAYEDEDHPSAFLKDTSTNGTYLNWEKLKKNSPESMLHHGDIISFAAPPDHEIAFTFVYRDVLKSSPLNVAVPKRKAEELRIENKRIKGIGIGAPEGPISLDDFRSLQRSNTELRKQLENQVLTIDTLQNENRAAIERHENEMKELKELVSKPYVDQLQELHHFLEVKQKELVEVNRILAEQKHAMSDLNERLSASMQSCAEANEIMTSQKASISKLEARLDEEQDQRMEEREKATADLKAAIHRAQSEAQEEIKRLSEVALRRERELQEVINRLQESEKERCLLVETLRSKLEDTRQKLVISDNKVRQLETQVCEEQLASADGRKRAEELQHEMKRLRKELESEKQAAREEAWAKVSMLELEINAAMRDLDFERRRLKGARERIMLRETQLRAFYSTTEEISNLFAKQQEQLKAMQRTLEDEDNYENTSVDIDLNPTDGFINGTVIREKEVIGFRSSIVAKTGSATSAQRFGRNLAETSSNEASVTEKHDCDIRTQENTQEAEFTSADCLVKGGFGSDIDGVGTAPALEGDPIETERVMETESPGINGEKNIDLNKCIDLAGDTMQLDDEAHIRETEEPGRINCGEGSHHSQSNSGFENLKSMEDTEAGGTIRTADLLASEVAGSWACSTAPSVHGENESPKSRDHDQNHPVALHDANGQVAESQTNPSSVVATNRLSRERQALSEMIGIVAPDLKEQFGGAGDDDYDGGREKGGCTSNSDTENCTDSSDDDYVRVHAKDGSISDAETEGGDQADEDENRNDAMEEDDEATQEGSLG from the exons ggTATAAATGTGCTCTTGACTGCTAATGAGCACTGCATTGGACGTTTGGCAGAGGACACACGTTTCCAGATTGAATCAGCTGCAGTTAGTGCAAATCATTGCAAAATTTATAGGAAGATGGTTGCTTATGAAGACGAGGATCATCCCTCTGCATTTTTGAAAGATACTAG CACAAATGGGACATATCTCAACTGggagaagttgaagaagaataGCCCTGAATCTATGCTACATCATGGAGATATTATATCATTTGCTGCTCCTCCTGATCATG AGATTGCATTTACATTTGTATATCGAGATGTTCTTAAGTCCTCTCCCTTGAATGTGGCAGTTCCAAAAAGAAAAGCAG AGGAGCTTCGTATTGAAAACAAGAGAATAAAAGGTATTGGCATTGGTGCTCCTGAAGGACCTATTTCTCTTGATGATTTTAGAAGCCTTCAGCGGTCAAACACG GAATTGAGGAAGCAGTTAGAAAACCAAGTCCTTACCATTGATACATTGCAAAATGAGAACCGTGCTGCTATTGAGCGTCATGAAAAT GAAATGAAGGAGCTGAAAGAATTAGTGTCCAAACCATATGTTGATCAATTGCAAGAGCTGCACCACTTTTTGGAGGTTAAACAGAAGGAATTGGTAGAGGTCAATAGAATATTGGCCGAACAAAAACATGCTATGAGTGACCTTAATGAAAGACTTAGTGCATCTATGCAGTCATGTGCTGAAGCAAATGAAATAATGACCAG TCAGAAGGCATCTATATCTAAACTTGAGGCACGATTAGATGAAGAGCAAGATCAGAGAATGGAAGAACGAGAAAAGGCTACAGCTGATCTAAAAGCGGCAATACATAGAGCTCAGTCAGAGGCTCAAGAGGAAATAAAACGACTGTCTGAAGTGGCCTTAAGACGAGAAAGAGAGCTGCAAGAAGTAATTAATAGACTTCAG GAGTCGGAGAAAGAAAGGTGTTTACTGGTAGAAACTTTGAGATCTAAACTG GAAGACACTAGACAAAAGTTGGTTATTTCTGACAATAAAGTTCGCCAGCTAGAAACCCAAGTTTGTGAAGAGCAACTAGCCTCTGCAGATGGAAGAAAA AGAGCAGAAGAACTCCAGCAtgagatgaagagattgaggaaggagcttgaGAGTGAAAAG CAGGCAGCACGAGAAGAAGCATGGGCTAAGGTTTCTATGCTGGAACTTGAGATAAATGCTGCAATGCGGGATCTTGATTTTGAGAGGCGGAGGTTAAAAGGTGCTAGGGAAAGAATTATGCTTCG GGAAACACAACTGCGGGCATTTTATTCCACAACTGAGGAGATTTCAAATCTGTTTGCAAAGCAGCAGGAACAGCTGAAGGCAATGCAGAGGACCCTGGAAGATGAGGATAATTATGAGAACACATCGGTTGATATCGACCTTAATCCAACAGATGGATTCATAAATGGAACTGTCATCAGAGAAAAAGAAGTAATCGGGTTTAGGAGCAGTATTGTTGCTAAGACAGGCTCTGCTACTTCAGCCCAGAGGTTTGGCAGAAATTTAGCTGAAACTTCCAGCAATGAAGCCAGTGTTACCGAGAAGCATGACTGCGACATCAGAACCCAAGAAAACACGCAAGAGGCAGAATTCACAAGTGCTGATTGTCTTGTAAAGGGTGGATTCGGTTCTGACATTGATGGTGTTGGCACAGCACCTGCTTTGGAAGGGGACCCCATCGAAACTGAGAGAGTTATGGAAACTGAAAGCCCTGGCATCAATGGTGAAAAGAACATTGATTTAAACAAGTGCATTGATCTAGCTGGGGACACAATGCAGCTTGACGATGAAGCCCATATACGTGAAACTGAAGAGCCAGGTCGAATCAATTGTGGGGAGGGTTCTCATCACTCCCAATCAAATAGCggatttgagaatttgaaatctATGGAAGATACAGAAGCTGGAGGAACAATCAGAACCGCAGACCTCTTGGCTTCAGAAGTTGCTGGTAGCTGGGCGTGCAGCACAGCACCTTCTGTCCATGGAGAGAATGAATCTCCAAAAAGTAGAGACCATGATCAAAATCATCCTGTGGCCCTACATGATGCCAATGGTCAAGTAGCTGAGAGTCAAACTAACCCATCTTCTGTGGTTGCTACTAACAGATTGAGTCGTGAACGGCAAGCACTAAGTGAGATGATTGGAATCGTTGCTCCTGATTTGAAGGAGCAGTTTGGTGGTGCTGGGGATGATGATTATGACGGAGGGAGGGAAAAGGGGGGTTGTACTTCCAACTCAGATACTGAGAATTGCACCGACAGCAGCGATGATGATTATGTAAGAGTCCATGCTAAAGATGGATCAATTTCAGATGCAGAAACTGAAGGTGGTGATCAAGCTGATGAAGATGAAAACCGCAACGACGCAATGGAGGAAGATGATGAAGCTACTCAAGAAGGTTCTTTGGGATAA